The genomic window CTCAGAAAAGAAGCATCGCTGAAGAACATCTGAATCATTCGCAGCGAGGGCAGCATTCAGGCTATCTTAAATGTCCAGGGCCTGTttccttgtcttgtcttccTTGAGCGAGATAAGGCCTAAGGCATCCGGAGGAAGAATGGGAATTGGGTGCTGAGCTATTACCGTACGCAAGTCTGCCACCGGAGGGTATTTCGCGTGAAGAGATGGAGTCGTCGCCTGTAAACGTTGGGCCAGCTCTACTGGGAGGACGAGGTTAGTGTTCAGCATACTAGTTGCCATTGCTGAAGCATCTGAGCACAATACAAGAAGAACTTGGTTTAAAGAAGAGACGAGACGCAAAGGTGAAGTATTTCTATCACCCTTTTCAGTACCAGTAACTCAACACGTACATGAAGCATTCTTGGCGAGATCAGCACAAAGCTTGGGTTCCGAGCTCCGTGCTGAGACACAGGGTTATTCTTTAATACGTCAATGCTTGTCATTTTGAATTCTCCAAACTGTGGATGAGTATTACAGTCAGTCTCCTCATTTTCCAGCCTCCAAGCCAGTCTTCCACAGTTTCTTGTTCAAATACTCGAGCTGCTCCGTCCGATAAGTGTCATCCTCCACATGTACCAAAGAAATGTCATTAATATGGAACACAAGGTTCTTTcccccttcttcctcatACACCGGCCACTTCTCACCCTGCATCCCCTCAAAGTTGGGATCCAGGTTTGCCGCAAAGCTGATCCACTTTCTCGAGATCGAGACCGCCAAGGCGTTGAAGGAACCGGGGATTGGCTCTGTGGCGTTAAGTTGAGCTAGGCGATCGGTGTTACGGAAGACAAAGGGGAGGTCAACTGAGTGACCTGCTCCTTGGACTGGATTACGATCTCCAGACACAACGTCGAAGCGGTAGCTGTATGCAGAGAGGTTTGCAGCAGCCCAAGTCTTGACCCAAGCTCTTCTTGGTGCGTGCATGGCTCTGTCTCCACCGAAGGCCAATGCACGCTTCCATTGAGCACCATAAGATGCCAACTCGCCTGTTGGGCGTCCTTCAAAAGTAGCCGGGAGACCGACACGGGGAATGTCTGGGTATAAAGCCGAGATGGCCTCAATGGTGCTGTTGCTAGCTCCTTCCTTGCGCAGATACGATTCCCAATCTGTTGTCGTGTTGATTCCCTTTTGCGCAAAGAAATCGCCGTCGTCTGTTGCGGCACCATTGATGACAGGCACGTGAGCAAACTTTCCTTGTCGAATCAGCTCAGAGCGGTCATCTTGGATAAAGTCTCCGTCGACGATATCGAGATAGACTGGAAACGTGATATTTCCAATCTTCTCGGCCAACTCAAGAGAGGGAACCTCTCGGAGGCACTGTAGGGAATCCTTGGCTGATTCGCAGCTCGTCAGCTTGAGTAGCTGAGCATATCCCTTGTCCCAGTCAAGAGCATCTTTGACAGTCTCTTCCCGGAAGGCTGTGTGAAATCCTGTAGCGCTCTCGAGGATAGCCGCTCTGAATAGCCCATCATCCCTGCCACCATAGGCTGTCAACTGGGATGCAACACCACGGGCGCCTCCACTCTGACCCCAGATGGTCACTTTTTCAGGGTCACCGCCAAATGCTGCGATGTTCTCCTGAATCCACTGAAGTGCCAGCCTCTGGTCTCGGAAGCCGTTGTTTCCCTCACCTGCCTCCTCGATTGCCTTGCTCCATAGATATCCCCAGGCAGCCAAGCGATAGTTGATCGAGACGGCAACAATGGGCGATCCCATCTTAACAGACTCGTCGACAAGGTAAGTGAGGTTATTGCCAGGATCACCGCTGAAACCACCAACAAGACCACCGCCGTGGATCCAGACAAGCACAGGAAGCTTCTCACCCGCGACTCCTGAGGGGCGGATGACATTCAAATGGAGACAGTCATCAGAGCCTCCTGTGAGTGGTCCTGTCGGATACCCATACTGATAACATTTGGACTGATACTCCGTTGCATTACGGAGTCCATCCCAGGTTGTGTTTAGGGAGTGGGGATGCCTGAAGCGTAGATCTTTGAGGGGTGGTTGCGCATATGGCATGCCCAAGAAGTAATCTTGGTTGTAGGCAGAGTTGTGAATGCCATAGTAGGAGCCATTCCGAAGTGTGGCAACGGGAGTATTGGTACCACCAGGGGCCGCTGAAACAAGTCCCGGCAACGTAGTAGTCGCCAAAGCTAGGGCGAGAGAATGACCCAACATTGTGGAGGCTATGCCAAACAATAGATAAGAGAGTTTGTTTCGAAACGCCTTGGCGCATATCTCGATAACGATTAACTCGAAGGTCAAACCGAAGCTTTTAATACACTTGAATCAAGCAGATCACCTTTCCAAAGCGGCCTTCGGCGCCGCAACCATCGTCAACGGTCGACGGCGCCGAACCCGAAAAGCGCACTATCCCCCGCATTCTCCGCGCATCTCCGCTGCTTAAAGTTCCTATTCCTTGCATATTTGGCACGAGGCAACTAACTTGCAGGCTAAATGGGTCTTGTTCCTTGTTCATTGGGCCATGGTTATGGCGAAGTGTCGCCGAGGAAACACCTGACGATCTTCGTCCATCTTTTCCGTGGATCGACTTGTTATTTGCCGTTCCAAGTTGCCGCGGTCTTGGATGCCCCTCAGTTACAAAACGATTCTCTTCTGTCTCTTCGAAGACTCACCCAAACCATCCTCGACGTTCCTGCTCATCGAGCATTCTCTGTAATCTTTCAGCAGAACGTCAATAACAACATGATCAATAACTTGCCAAGTTCAGGTTAAGGCCCTAGGGAGCTTGTCAATTCCATATACCTTCAATGACTTTCAGAAAAAGCGGTCAGGTTAGATATACCTCGTGGGAACTAGCCCCCAGCGCTTTGCCTTGCCTATTTCAGACCCTGTCATGAATGCGTGACCTAAAGTGCCCCATATTAGCAAACCGAAGTATCAAAAAATCAATAAGCTCGTGACATAATCGCTTTAGTATTCACACGATGGACTCCGCTCTGGGTCGATTTGTGACAAGGTTTACAACATCAgtctcttattatactcGAACCATCCCTATCAAACCTTCATATAGTAGGCTAATAAGTCACTCCATACTTACAACCGCTCCTATCCAGAAATCTGAACTCTTCAGTTCTGTCTCTTTTCAGCCTCATGCATCACCTCGGTCTTATCAACATGGCTCTCGACATCGTTTGTGGCACCACTATAGGAAGTACTCTTGCCAATAACAATCCAACTCTTGCTTGAAAAGATTTCGTTCATCTGCTCGAGGGGTCTGCGGGCAGTTTCGGGGAGGAATACCCAGAAAAACAGTGCATTGGTGACGTTGCAGACAACAAAGAGGAAGTAAAACCGGTAGCCGATTGATTCCATGGCCTTGGGCGTAACTTGTCCCTGGATTATGTTAGCGGTTTCAGCACTTCGATCCTTGACATTGGTTACTTACAATCATCGTGTTGAACGCAAAAGAAGTCATCGTGGCGATACTGACACCCTTGGCACGCGTGTTTGTATCAAACACCTCGGCAGGGATAATCCAACTGAGAGGACCGCAAGTAGACGAGAAAGAGAAGTTGTACAGCCAtgtgatgacgatgaaaCCCCACTGTGCGCTCAAGTTGCTGGATGTTCCTGGAGGAAACAGGGCAAGAAGGATAGACGCAATGATGAAAGTGAccgagttgaagaggttTCCTCCGATAAGGGGCCATCGGCGTCCAGTGCGATCAATCAGCAACATGGCACAGGCCTGAGCGACAATAGCCAATCCGTTGCTAATACCCTGATACTTGAGCGTGTCGTCCGTAGCAATGCCGATCTGCTTGAAAATAGTAGGTGAATAATACTGGATTGCTGAGACACCTGTCATTTGGACCGAGGCTTGGATGGCGCAGCAGAGGAAGAGACGGCGGAAGGCACTTCGTGACTTGAACAGCTCTTTATACGATTTGGCTGCGTGCTGATGCTCGTATTGGATCGAGTTTCTGATTTCGTCGTATTCAGCCATGACAAAGGGATCCTCGACGTTGCCATTTGCATGCAGTCTTGCAAGCGTGTGGAGAGTTTCCTCGTCCTTGCCCTTATCGGCGAGCCATCTACACATCGGTCAGCTACTTTGATGGTTATGAGATGTTCGCAAAACCAAATACCTAGGACTCTCGGGGAACAAGTACGTCAATGCCGCTAGGAATATCGCAGGAACATTCTGGATAGCCAGAGGAACCCGCCACTGGGCACTGGAAGAACCGAGCTCGACAAAGCAAGCCCATCCGACCCATGTTGCGATGAAAGCTCCAACGCCAATCATGAGCTGCTGCAGAGCCGTGATACGACCTCTAATATGGGGGTGTGCAAGTTCTGCCTGGTAGAGAGGGACGATCATGCAGAGAACTCCAACTCCTAAGCCCGAGATGAATCGTCCAGTCCACAGGAAGTGAATATTCCGGGCTCCAGTTTGGAGACCTCCACCAAGAAGAAACACGATGGCGCCGACAACGATTGTTCCTCGTCGACCGATACGATCGCCTAATGTACCGCCAGCCCCTGCTCCGAAGAAGGCACCTGCAGTGAACATGCTGACGACAAGACCTTCTTCCGATGTGTTGGGGTCGAATTGGGACTTGAATGTCGCGGAGGCGACAACAGCAGCTATGACACCAAGATCATAGCCAAAGAGGAATGCTCCCAACGAGGCGAATACGCCCACGAGGAGCTGATAGGACCTTGGGGCCAGCGACGGCATCTTTCGAGAGTAAGCAAGCAGGCGATCAAGTATTGGGAGGATTGTAACTGCATGTGAATTTAGAGCTTGGCTTCAGGCCGCATTTTgttcttttatagctaaactTGGCATCCAGGTCGTCAACAAAGTTCAATCGCATCGTATGATCCACGTGCAAATAAACAAGAACATGAGGGGAAGTCCGGGGATGAGGAGCAACTCCGGGTTAAGAGCCACTCATATTTGGCCATTTCCGGATCCGGAGCCACCCCCGCAGTCTGGAGACAATCCGGGGTCGAGATGAGCTCGGCTTGAGGGTGTGCGACTCCAAGCGCGCCATGGAGGGCTCCCAGCTTCTCCATGAGTACTCTTGGCTGGGGTAGCAATTGCTTCCTCTCGAGCCTCTTGGCAGGCTGTCGGTTGCCGGAAACTGAGCAATCTCTCTTGTGCATGTTGCCAATCATGTCAAACCATTTGCGGGTCGAAGCTGTTGATGCGGCTTATCATCCAATCGGACAGCGTCATTCCCGGCATTGCAGGAACGATTTTACGGAACCAACTGTGGTTATTCGGCTTGAAGGTCTGATGACAGGTAACTACGACATGTTAGTGGTGCGGATAAGCAACTTTCGTCATATCCTCCTTCGTGGCATTCAgcttgctgatgctgctctAACCACGTTATCCACTGTCGTTCGGAATTGGTTTCATGATGGCCAATTACAACGAGTGAATCCCGACACCATGCACAGCTCCCCCATGCCTGCTTTGAGGATCCTTGACCGGTGAGACTAGCGCATTATCACACGTCACGGCGCAGAGCCCTGTGAGACCCATGCCAATGTTTTAAAGAATAAACCCCCTCCTTTCACCTTTCACAGACTCTAGACTCTACACTTCTCGACACAATCAAACTCACCCGCACCAATGACGATGGTGCAAATCCCTCACCTCGTCGCCACCAAGGCGTCGAAACAGCTTATCGTAAAGGGCAAGCCGTTCTTGATGCGTGCGGCTGAGCTTCAAAACTCGTCCATGACGAGCGTTGAGTATATGGATACAGTTTGGCAGAAGTTGGCCGACAtgaacatcaacaccatcttggGCTGTGTAACTTGGGAAATGATTGAGCCAGTCGAAGGGAGCTTTGAgtttgaggagctggacAAGGTGATTCTGGGTGCCAGGAAGCACGGGCTACACCTGGTTCTGCTGTGGTTTGGCTCGTTCAAGAATGGTAAGCAATCAGCATGCTTCTTGCAAAATATCTAATTCTGACAATATTTCTCAGGGCTATCAACTTATGTTCCAGGCTGGGTCAAGACCAATCCCAAACGGTTCCCTCGAGCAAAGCTACGAAAGGCTGGCGGTATCCTCGAAACAGGAGGCGTGTTATCGATTTTCCACAACGAAGCTCCTGAGGCTGATGGAAAGGCCTTCCAGAAGCTGATGGCGCACATTAAGGAGATCGACGAGGCTCATTCCACGGTTCTGATGGTCCAGGTCGAGAACGAGACGGGTCTTTTGGGCGACTCTCGGGATGGTTGCGATGCTGCCAACGAGAAGTTCTCAGAGCCCGTGCCTGATGAGTTGGTCGAGTTGCTAACTAAGGACTGGGATAATCTCCGCCCAGATCTCAAGAGGAGTCTTTCAGCTTTCAAAAGTCGCGCAACCAATACTAAAAACTCTGACTGGGAGACAGTCTTTGGAAAGAGCCCGCAGACAGATGAGCTATTCATGGCTTACCACTATGCCAAGTACCTGAACCATGTCACCGGCATGGGCAAGGCGGTATACTCCATCCCATACTACACCAATGTCTGGCTCAACTATGCCGGGGAGGACTCGGACAATGACTTCCCCGTAATCGTCGGTGGTGGCGGAGCACCTGGCGAATATCCTTCTGGAGGAGCCACGAGCAATGTCCTCGATATCTGGCAGATATTCGCCCCAAACCTCGACTTTATTGCACCAGACTGCTATCTGACCGACTACAACTCGACGTGTGCCAAGTACCGCCACCGAAACCAACCACTCTTCATCCCCGAGCAGCGTCGAGATGACTACGGAGTTCGAAGAATCTGGATCGCGTACGGCTCGTATGCAGCGATGGGTGTCTCACCGTTCGGTATCGATACTctcgagggcgaggaagtcACAGCGTGGAAGAAGCATTATGGCCTACTCAAGTCTGTTTCTGCTGTTCTACTTGAATCGCAGCGCCGAGGTGACGACTCGGTGGGCTTCTGCTTTGATGAGTTGAATGAAGATGGTTCTGATCCGAGCAAAGCCGTCATCCGTCAATGGGGAGGTTTCAAAATCATCATCGAGAGATGTTTCGTCTTTGGGAAACCTGG from Fusarium falciforme chromosome 2, complete sequence includes these protein-coding regions:
- a CDS encoding Carboxylic ester hydrolase; translation: MLGHSLALALATTTLPGLVSAAPGGTNTPVATLRNGSYYGIHNSAYNQDYFLGMPYAQPPLKDLRFRHPHSLNTTWDGLRNATEYQSKCYQYGYPTGPLTGGSDDCLHLNVIRPSGVAGEKLPVLVWIHGGGLVGGFSGDPGNNLTYLVDESVKMGSPIVAVSINYRLAAWGYLWSKAIEEAGEGNNGFRDQRLALQWIQENIAAFGGDPEKVTIWGQSGGARGVASQLTAYGGRDDGLFRAAILESATGFHTAFREETVKDALDWDKGYAQLLKLTSCESAKDSLQCLREVPSLELAEKIGNITFPVYLDIVDGDFIQDDRSELIRQGKFAHVPVINGAATDDGDFFAQKGINTTTDWESYLRKEGASNSTIEAISALYPDIPRVGLPATFEGRPTGELASYGAQWKRALAFGGDRAMHAPRRAWVKTWAAANLSAYSYRFDVVSGDRNPVQGAGHSVDLPFVFRNTDRLAQLNATEPIPGSFNALAVSISRKWISFAANLDPNFEGMQGEKWPVYEEEGGKNLVFHINDISLVHVEDDTYRTEQLEYLNKKLWKTGLEAGK